From the Kiloniellales bacterium genome, the window TCTGGAATAACGCTCCTTGGTATAGGCCAGGCACTCAAGAGAGAGGCATCGAGGCAGCATGATCGATCTTCAAGGCAAACGGGCCGTCGTGACCGGCGCGGCGGGCGGCATGGGCCTGGCCATTGCCGAGGCCTTCAGCGATGCGGGCTGCAAGCTGGTGCTGGTCGACGTCTCGGCAGACCGCCTGTCCGCGGCAGTCGGACGGGTCGAAGGCGCCCACGGCATCGCGGCCGACCTCGGCGATCCGGCCGCGGCCCGGGCCTGCTGCGAGGAGGCGCTCGGCGTCCTTGGCGGCGTCGACATCCTGGTCAACAACGCGGGCATCCTGTCCAACAACAAGGTGCTGCAGACCACGCCGGAGGAGTGGCGCCGGATCATGAGCGTCAACCTGGACGGCTGCTTCTACATGATCCAGGGCTGCCTGCCGGACATGAAGGCCCGCAAGTGGGGCCGCATCGTCAACGTCTGCTCGGTCGGCATGAAGACCGGCGGTATCACCGGCGGCACCGCCTACGTTGCCTCCAAGGGCGGCCTGGCCGCCCTCACCTTCTCGGTTGCGCGCGAGACCGCGGCCTTCGGCGTCACGGTCAACGGCATCGCCCCGGCCTACGTCAAGACGGCCATGGTGACCGACCAGCTGAACGAGGAACAGCGCGCGCGGCTGCTGACCCAGATCCCAGTCGGCCGCTTCTGCGAGCCGGAGGAGGCTGCGGCCTTGGTTCTGTTCCTGGCGTCGCCGGCCGCCGGATTCATAACCGGGGAGGTCGTCGACATCAACGCCGGCCTGCATATGGATTAGCTGGGCCAGCCCAGCAGGCGGATCACCCGGATCGCCTCCTCGGTCACCCGCGGCATGACATCCGACATGATCTCCAGCCGGTCGAAGCGCGCCGGGTCGGCCGCCAGCGCCTCCCTGAGGCCCCGCCCGAAGGCTTGGCGCAGGGTGGTGCCGACGTTGAACTTGCAGACCCGCGTGGCGGCGAGCCGCCCGAGGTCCGCCTCGCGGATGCCCGAGGTGCCGTGGATCACCAGCGGCTGCGCGACCCGGGCCTCGATCTCCGCCAGGCGGCCGAAGTCGATCTCCGCCCCCGGGGCCTCGAGCCGGTGCACGTTGCCGACCGAGACGGCGAGCGCATCGACGCCGGTCTGCTCGGCCAGGACCACCGCTTCCGCCACTTCCGTCAGCGCCGCTTTGATGTGATCGCGGCCCTCGGCATAGGGCACCGAGCCGATCTCGGCCTCGGCCGCAGCGCCGGCCGCCCGGGCATAGGCCGCGACCTGCCGGGTCTTGCGGAGGTTGTCCTCCAGCGCCAGCTGGGACCCGTCGAACATGACCGAGGTGAATCCGGCGTCCACCGCCCGAAGCACCTCGTCGACCTCGTAGGTGTGATCCAGGTGGGCGCAGACCGGGACCGTCGCGACCTCGGCCAGTTGGCGGAACATGCAAGCGATCACTTCGAGCGGCATGAAGCCGCGCAGGTCGAGGTTGGCGGAGAGGATCACCGGCGCCTCCAGCGCTTCGCCGGCCTGCACGACGGCCTTGGCGTCCTCCCAGCCGAAGACGTTGAAGCAGCCGACGCCATAGCCGCCCTCGAGCGCCGGCGCCAGGATCTCCTTCAGGTTGACCAGCACGGCCGCCTCCCTTTCATGTCGCCCGGCGCTTCAATCGCTTGCGACCTTGGTCGGTTCGCGGGTCATCTGCCGCGCTGCCAGGAAGCTCTCCAGCTCGGCCCGGTCCGGCATGGCCGAGGCACAGCCGCGCCTGGCAACCACGATCGCCGCGGCCCCGGCCCCGCGCCGCAGGGCCTCCGCCAGGTCGCGGCCCTGCAGCAGGGCATGGGCCAGGTTGCCGAGGAAGGCGTCGCCGGCGCCATAGGGCTTTCTGGCTTCGACCGGGAAGACGCCGCAATCGATGCGCCAGCCGGGACCGAGGGCCGCGGCGCCCGCCGCGCCGGCCTTCAGCACGACGATCCGCCGGCCGTCTTCGGTCAGGCGCCGGGCCGCGGCCGCGCCGTCGCCGTTGAAGACCGCGAATTCCTCCGCGTTGCCGACGACCAGGTCGCTCAAGTCGGCCGCGGCCCCGTAGACCTCGGCCGTTTCCGACGACGAGCGCCAGGAATAGGCGCGGTAGTCCAGGTCGAAGACCGTTGCGGTGCCGGCCGCGCGTGCCGCCTCGAGCAGCGCCAGGACAGCGCCCCGGGAGGGATCGGACACCAGCGCCGTGCCCGTGACGATCAGCAGAGCGGCGGTGCCGACCCGCGCCAGCAGGTCTGCGTCGGCCGTCAGCTGCAGGTCGGCCGCGTTGTTGCGGTAGATGGTCACCTCGCAGTCCTCGGACCGCACCTCGGCCAGCGCCAGGCTGGTCCGCGGGTCGCCTTCGACCCGGCGGACGCTCGCCGTGTCGACGCCGAAGGCCGCAAGACGGCGCAGAACGAAGCGGCCGACCGGGTCGTCGGAGACGGCGCCGATCAGGCCGACGGCCGCACCCTGCCGCGCCAGCGCCACCGCGATGTTGCCGGCCGAGCCGCCGACGTCGCTGGTGAAGCCCTCGGCGTCGGCAATCTTGCCGGCGCCCTCGACCGGATAGAGGTCCATGCCCGCGCGGCCCAGGACCAGGGCGCCCAGCGGCCGATCCCGATCGAGGGCCGAAAGGACGTCGCCGTCGCTCATGCCCGGCCACTCGATCGTGTGGTTGCGGCGCGGGGCACGACTATGGCCGGACTGACTTGGCCCATCGGGCCACCTCCCGAACACCGTTGCCGATAGATCCCTTGGGTCCCATCATGATACGTCCCGGCGCAAATCTTGCCAGCGCCGGCCAAGCGGAACCGCTCCGGAGTCCGGCGCGATGAAGACCATTCGAATGGGCGTGATCGGCGCCGGCTACATGGGCAAGGCCCACGCCATCGCCTACAAGTCGGCGGCCACGGTCTTCGACCTGCCGGCCGCGCCGCTCTGCGAGATGCTCGCCACGACCGATGCCGAGGGCGCGGCCGCCAAGGCGCGGGCGCTCGGGTTCCGCCGTTCGACCGGCGACTGGCGCGCCCTGGTCGAGGATCCGGAGGTCGACGCAGTCAACGTCTCCACCCCGCCCGCGACCCACCTGGAGATGGTCCTGGCGGCGCTGGCGGCGGGCAAGCCGGTGTTCTGCGAAAAGCCCCTGGGCATGAATGCGGCCCAATCCCTGCAGATGGCCGAGGCCGCCGAAGCCGCCGGGCTCGCCAACCTGGTCGGCTACAATTACATCAAGCACCCGGCCAGCCAGCTGGCGAAGCAGATGATCGACGCCGGGGAAATCGGCGAAATCCTCCACGTACGGGCCACTCACAACGAGGACTATCTGCATGACCCGGCCGAGCCGGGGAACTGGCGCATCACCCGGGACCAGGGCTCTGTCGGCGGCGCCCTGTCCGACGTCGGAAGCCACGTCATCAACGCCGTCCTGCGCTTGGCCGGGCCGATAGAGGCCCTGGTCGCCGACACGGGGATCGTGCATGCCCGCCGCCCGGACCCGGCCGGCGGCACGCGCGCGGTCGAGAACCCCGACCAGGGGCATTTCCTCGCCCGCTTCGCCAACGGCGCCCTGGGCTCCGTCACCTTCAGCCGGGTCGCCGCCGGCCGCAAGATGGCCTACGCCTACGAGATCACCGGCACCAAGGGGGCGATCGCCTTCGACCAGGAGCGCATGGGGGAGCTGCACTACTTCGAGGCCGGGAAAGCGCCGGCACGCGAGGGCTTCAAGCGGATCCTGATCGGTCCCGAACATCCGGACTTCGTCGACTTCTGCCTCGGCGCGGGCCACGGCCTGGGCTACAACGACCAGATCGTCATCGAGGCCCGGGATTTCGTCCGGGCCATCGCCACCGGCCAGGCGGTCTGGCCGACCTTCCGAGACGGCTACGAGGTCGACCGGGTCGCGGACGCGGTCCTGCGCTCCCGGGACAGCGGTGCTTGGGTCGCTATCTCCGACATCTAATGCCAAAGGAGGATCCCGCTGATTGCGCGGCCGTCATCGACGCAGGGAACGCCGGGCGGCAAAGGCTGTCGGCGCTCGTACTGAAGGTCTGTAATCCGGCGCTTGGGATGGCTACGCCTATTCGCATCCTGCGGCCACGTCGACCTATTCGATGACAAGGACATGATCGACAAACTCGAAATACGCGACTGCCTGCCCGACGACGTGACCTCCATCGAGGGGCTTTATCCGGACGCCTTCCCCGACGAGGACTTGCTGCCGCTCGTGAGGGAACTGCTGAGAGATGGACCGGTTGTTCTCTCGCTCGTCGGGATTGCCGACAAGGCACTGGTGGGGCATGTCATATTCACGGCATGCGGCATCGCCGGAAGCACCGACAAGGTCGCGCTCCTTGGACCGCTCGCCATCGCCCCCGCCTGGCAACGGCAAGGCATCGGCAGCGCCCTCCTGCGCGCAGGCTTGCGGCGGTTGGAAAACGCCGGCACGACCCAAGTCTACGTCCTCGGCGACCCTGCCTACTATGGGCGTTTCGGCTTTGAGCCAGATCACGGCGTCGCACCACCATATCCCTTGCCAGAGGAATGGCAGGGTGCATGGCAATCGCTCAACCTGCGCGGCGATGCGCCGCCGCGCCACGGAAAGCTCTCGGTGCCGCACCCATGGCGCCGACCTGCCCTTTGGGCGCCGTGACTCATTCGTGCGGTCCGGCCCTCCTTCGCTTAAGGGGCGTGAGCCTGGTCCTCCTTGCCGGGCTTCCCGGGCTTGACCTGTTTGGAGCCGCGTTGCGGATCGAACGCATTTCTTCGTGAGGGGATATGGAGCGAGCACTGAGCTGGGGCCTGATCGGCGGTGGCGCGGAGAGTCAGATCGGCGACGCGCACCGCCTTGCCGTGCGCCTGGACGGCCTCTACCGCTTCGCGGCCGGGGCGCTGGACATCGACCCTGAGCGCGGAAAGGCCTTTGCGCGCGACCTGGGGATCTCCGAAGACCGGGCCTACGGCACCTGGCAGGAGATGCTGGAGCGCGAGGCGGCGCGACCCGACCCCGTCGACCTGGTGACCGTCGCGACGCCCAACGCGACCCATTTCGAGATCTCCCGCGCCTTCCTGGAGCGGGGGTTCCACGTGCTCTGCGAGAAGCCCCTGACCACGACGCCTCAGGAGGCCGAGGCGCTGGCGGCGCTGGCCGCGGCCGAGAACCGCATCCTGGCGGTCAACTTCGGCTATTCCGGCTATGCCATGGTACGCCAGGCGCGGGCAATGGTGCGCAGTGGCGCGCTGGGCCGGGTCCGGCTGGTGGTCGCCGAGTTCGCCCACGCTTCGCACGGTGACGCGGCCGACGCGGACAACCCGCGGGTCCGCTGGCGCTACGATCCGAAGCAGGCCGGCGTCAGCTCGGTGCTGGCGGACGCCGGCATCCACGCGCTGCACCTGGCCTCCTATGTCACCGGCCAGTCGGTCGCCTCGGTCTCGGCGGACTTCGTCTCCTGCGTGGCGGGCCGCGAGCTGGAGGACGACGCCATGCTGCTGCTGCGCTTCGATGGTGGCGCGGTCGGCCGGCTCTGGACCAGCGCCGTCGCCATCGGCCAGGTCCACGGCCTCAACATCCGGGTCTTCGGGGAGACGGGCGGCCTGCGCTGGGACCAGGAGGCGCCGAACCAGCTCCGCTGGACGCCCTTGGGCGCGCCGACCCGGATCCTGGAGCGCGGCGGCGAGGGCCTGGCGCCGGAGGCGCAGCGCGCGTCCCGGATCACGGTGGGCCATCCCGAGGGCCTGGTCGGCGCCTTCGGCAACCTCTACCGGGACCTGCACGACGCGATCGCGGCGGCCCGCAAGGATGGGACCAGCCCCTGGCTCGCCGGACTGCCCTTGGCCGATGCCGGGGTCGAGACCCTGCGGGTGGTCCATGCCGCGGCGGAGTCCGCCCGCAAGGCCGGCCGCTGGGTCAAGCTCTCGGCATGATCCGATCGGATGGGCTCGCTTCGCGATTCATCTGGCCGGCAACGCCCTGTGGATCGCAGCTTCGCAGGGCGGGTCTCCGGCGGGGGCGAGCCGGCCCGACACGCTCGGCCGCCACCGGGCGACTCCAGTCCGGTCCAGGAAGCTGCCCCCGGATGTCCTCGCACGCCCCGCGGCACACCGGCGTTTCCATGCTTGTGGATGGCGGTCCGGACGTGGAGCAGGTCGCTCGCCGGATTTGCCGCAGCGCCAAGATTGTACCGAATCCGCTCTCAATTTCCGGGCTATCGATGCGATGCAAAGGGTGAGCTATCCGAGGCCTCTGAGGAAAAACTGCCCAGGCAATTAGTCGATGAGGAGTATCTCTTGATCTTGTCTTTCATGAAAAGCCCTTGCTTAGGAAGTATATGCCACCTAGGAGCATAAAGGCTTCGAGGAAAAGCGTGTGGACGCGGATCGGTGTGCGGCGCAGAAGGTGGCGGCCCAGGCGGTGGCCCGGAATGGTGCAGAGGCCGAGGCCGGCGCCAACCAGCATGTAGCTGGGCGTCAGGAGTGGCGACAGGCCGAAGGCCACCGTCTTGATCAAGTTCAGGAGAAAACCCATCACCGCCACCGTGGCGATCAGGGTCTCGCCCACGACACCGGCGCCGAGCAGGAAGGGCCCCAGCATCATGCCCACGCCGAAGCTCGCGCCCGAGAGAAAGCCATAGGGCACAGCGGCGACGGCCAATCCCGCACGCGGCACCTGGATGCTGCGTCCTTCCAGCACCCGGCGCAGCGGCACGGTGGTCAGTAGCAAGCTGCCCAGGAACAGGCCGACGGCGGCCTCCGAGAGCTCGATATAGAAGACCACGCCGCCGATGATGAAGGGGACGGCGACGATGAAGATCGTCGCGAAGGCCCGCCAGTCCACGGAGTTTCTGAACAGCCAGGCGCGCGAACCGTGGGAGACGATCATCGCCACCGCCACGATTGGCACGGTCAGTTTGACACCGATGGCCGGCGCGATCGCGATCGCCATCAGCAGGGCGCCCGCGAAGCCGCCGACGCTGTGAAGGGTGGCCGTGACGAACGCGGCCGCGGCCATGTAGAGCAGGATCGGCAGCTCGATCATGCGGGCTCAGCGGCCTTTGAAATCGGGCTTGCGCTTTTCCATGAAGGCCCTGCGGCCCTCGACATAGTCTTCCGAGGCGAAGCAGGCGGAGACCATTGCGTCGCAGCGCTCGAGATCGCGTTTCGCCGGATCCGATTCCAGGACCTGGGTGGCGATGTACTTCATGGCCGCGATGGTCAGCGGCGCGTTGGCCGCGATCAGGCCGGCCAGCTCGGTGACACGGCCTTCGAGCTCCTCCGCGGGGAGGACCTCCTGAACCAGGCCGAGCCGGAGCGCCGTCTCGGCGTCGATGCTCCTGGCGGTGAACATCAGCTGCTTCGCGGCGGCCGGGCCGACCGCGTTCATCAGCCGCCGGATCGCGTGATAGGGGTAGCCCAGCGCCAGCTTCGCCGCCGGCATGGCGAACTTGGAGGCCGTCGAGCAGAGTCGCAGGTCGCTGCACACCGCCAGGTTCAACCCGCCGCCGATGCAGTGGCCGTTGATCATTGCGATGGTCGGCTTGGGAAAGGTCTCGACCCGGTGATAGACCTCCTTGATCCGCGCGTTGTAGAGGTCGCTGGCCGCCTTCGAGCCGCGCTCCTTCTCGAACCTGGAGATGTCGGCACCCGAGACGAAGGCCTTGCCGCCGGCGCCGGAGAGCACGACCACGCGGACCTCCTTATCCGCCTCGAAGGCCGCGAGGATCGCGTCGGCCGCGTCCCACATCTCCAACGACACGGCGTTGTGCCGCTCCGGATTGTTGAAGATCAAATGGCCGACCGCGCCGTCCTTGCGGGCGATCATCTTGTCGCTTGCTCGGTCCAGGTTCATGGTGTCCTTCTCGATCCTTCAAACAATCGAGCGCTGGCGCAGGTCCAGGATCTCGTCTTCCGCCAGGCCCAGCTCCTGCAGTAACTCGTCAGTGTTGGCGCCGCGGTCCGGCGGTGGTGCCGCGAGGCGGGACGGCGTGCGCTCCATGCGAACCGGCTGGGCCAGCATTCGGGTCGGGCCGAAGGGTTCCGTCTCGACAGGTTCAGTCACATCCAGGTGTTGGACCTGTGGGTCATCGAACATCTCATCGATGCGGTAGATCGGCCCGCAGGGCACGCCCTGCTTCTGTAGGAGCTCGACCCACTTGGCGCTGGTCCTGGTCTTGACGATCTCCTGGATCGACGCGTTCAGCGCGTCGCGCCGCTGCCGGCGGTCGTCGTTGGTTGCGAAGGCCGGATCCTCGGCCCAGTCCTGGCGGCCGAGGGCTTGGCAAAGCCTTTGCCAGATCACGTCGCCGGCGACCGCGATGTTGATCGCGCCGTCGGCCGTCTCGTAGCGGTTGGTTGGCACGCTGGTCGGATGCTCGTTGCCGACCTGGCCGGCGACCTCGCCCTCCATGAGCCAGCGGGCGGCCTGGAAGTCGAGCATGAAGATCTGCGCCTGGATCAGCGAGGTGTGCAACCACTGGCCCTCGCCGGAGGCTTCTCGCTCCAAGAGCGCGGTCAGGATGCCGAGCGCGCAGAAGAGGCCCGCGGTCAGGTCTGCGATCGGGATTCCGACGCGCATCGGCCCGCGACCCGGCTCGCCGGTGATCGACATCAGCCCGCCCATGCCCTGGGCGATCTGGTCGAAGCCGGGGCGCTTCACGTAGGGGCCATCCTGGCCGAAGCCCGAGATGCTGGCCAGGATGATCCTCGGATTGACCGCCTTCAAGTTCGGGTAGCCGATGCCGAGACGTTCCTTCACGTCGGGTCGGAAGTTCTCGACCACGACGTCTGCGGTTTCGACCAGGCGCAGGAACAGCGCCCGGCCCTCAGGCTCCTTGAGGTTGAGCGTCAGGCTGCGCTTGTTGCGCTGCAGGTTCTGGAAGTCGGCCGTGTTGCGCCCGGCCCCCAGGGCACCCTCCGCCTCCAGAATGGCTGGTTGCTCGATCTTGATCACGTCGGCGCCCCAGTCGGAAAGCTGGCGCACCGCAGTCGGGCCGGAGCGCACGCGCGTCAGGTCCAGGACCCGGAAGCGGGACAGGGCGTCAGAGGCAGGGAGGTGCGGCATGGTCTCCTCCACTCAATTCCGGAATTGTTCGAGCGCGGCCAGGGAAGGCAAGTCGAAAGCTTCATCGCAGAAGCTCTCATAGGCGCGGGCCAGCGATCCCGGCCAGCCGCCGAAGTCGACGTTGGCGCGGAACTTGGCGTGGATCTCGTCATCGGACAGGGGCTCTCGCCGCCCGCCGCGTAGGTGTGGCTGGCGCGCCGAAACCGTCTCGCCGTTCGTCAAGAGCGCCCGGACCTCGCCGACGTAGTTCTCGGGATAGGGGTCCGCGGGGTCGATCGCGTAGCGAACCTTACTCGCCAGCACAAGCAGCTGCGGGTCGGCGATTGACTCGGGCGTGAACTGGGCCAAACCGGCGAGGCCTTCGGACAGGCCGAGCGCGATTCCGAAGGGCACGCTGAACTTGGCCGAAAAGGCCGTCGACGGTCGGGCCTTTTCCGCCAGCGGCTCCCACAGGCGATGCACGATGCCCTCCGCGGTCGGCGCCGTGATCTCGGCGATCTGCTCCGGCTTGACGCCGCCCTCACGCAGCGCGATCGCGGCATCGATGAAGGGCTGCACCATGGTGCCGCAAGCGTAGGGCTTGAAGGCGAGGCTCTCCAGCAGCCAGGTCTCCCCCAGACCGTCCGTCAGTCGGCTGTCGTCACGTCGAATCTCCGGCGCGGCAAAAGCTCGAAAGAAGCCGTGCTCGCCCTCGAAGACCGTGCGCGGCCCGGAAAAGCCCTGGGCTGCCAACTCAGCGGCGCGGAGTCCCGATTGGGCCGCCCAGCCCGGATGCAGGCGCTTGGTCGACGTGCCCTCGGCCAGATACTCGATGATCCCCGACGCCAAGCTTCCGGCGATGCCGAGCGCCGAGACGGTCTGCCTCGGTTCGAGCTTGAAGATCGTAGAAGCGCTGAAGGTCGCAGAAAGCGTGCCGATGACCGCGGTTGGGTGGAAGCCGGCCCGGTGGATCGCGGTTGGAGCCACCACTGCCATGCGGCAGGCCAGCTCGCCGCCGGTCGCCAGGCCGCGAAGGAGGTCGGCGCCGGAGGCCCCGGCTTTTTCCGCCGCCGTTAGGGCTGCGGGCAGGATCACCGCACTGACGTGGAGGGGCGTGCCCTCGAAGGTGTCGTCGTAGTCCTCGCCGTGAATTGCGACACCGGAGATCAAGGCCGCGTCCGTGGCCAGGAACCCGCCCTCTTGACCGATCACGGTGCAGGCGCCTGGAGCTTCGGTCGTTTCCCGACAGGCGGTGACGTAGTCGCGGTCGCGTGCCGCGACCATCAGACCTCCGGAGTCCAGCAGCAGTCGCCGCAGCGTCGCGCGCAGCACGGGCGGTACTGCGTCGGCCTCCAGCTTTGCCGACCAGTCCGCAAGGTGCTCGGCGATGGTCGTCATGGCCGCGAAGGCATCTGACACGCTTCAGGCAAGGTAGGCCCCGCCGTTGACATGAATGGTTTGTCCGGTGGTGTAGCCGGCCTCCGGGTGGCAGAGCGCAGCCACGATGTGCGCCACCTCGTCGGGTGCGCCCGGCCGGCCGAGCAGGTTCGGATGCCCGCCGTGCAAGGCCGCGCCAGCGGCAGCGCCGCGTACCGTGTCGATGCTGCCGGGCACGACGCAGTTGGCGGTGATTCCGGCGTCCGCGAACTCGGCGGCCAGAGCCCGGGTCATTCCAGTCAATCCGGCCTTGGTCGTAGCGACGTGGACACGGTCCTTCACCCCGCGATGCGCCGAGAGGCCGCCGATCATAACGATCCGCCCCCAGCCGGCCGACGCCATGTGGGGGACGGCCGCCTGGGTGCAGAGAAAGGGCGCGTCCAGGTTGACGGCGAGCACCGCCCGCCAGTCCTCGTAAGAAGTGTCACCCAGCGAGGTGTTGCGCCGCATCGCAGCGTTGTTCACCAGGATGTGCAGGCCGCCGAACTCCTGGACCGCAGCCTCGATCAGGGCACGGGCGCCCGCCGGTTCGCTGAGATCACCGATGTGGGCCGCGGCGCGTCCGCCCTCCGCCGCCACCAGGGCCGCGGTCTCGTCGGCGCCTGCCCGGTTCTCCTTGGCGTGGGTCACGACGGCGGCGCCGAGCCGGGCGAGCTTTAGGCAGATCTGGCGCCCGATGTTCATGGCGGAGCCGGTCACGATCGCGACGCGCCCCTCGAGTTCCTTCATTCCTTCCTCCCGGCGCCGTGCCGCTACTCGCCTTCGATCACTGCCAGCAATTTCTTCTCCCGCCGGCGGGCCCGCAGCGCCGAGTAGACCGGGCTGACGAGCGATACGAAGGTGAAGACGAAGAACAGCAAGACCAGTGGGCGCTCGAGCATCGACAGAATGCTGTTGTCGTGAATGATCATGGCCTTGGAGAAGTTCTCCTCGATGATCGTGCCGAGGATCAATCCCATGATCAGCGGCGCCGGGCTGAAGCCGAAGCGCAGCATGAAGTAGCCCAGAATCCCCGAAATCAGCATGACCCAGACGTCGAAGAAGGATGAGGCGGCCGCATAGGATCCGATCATCGCGAGGATGAAGACCGAGGGCCAGAGGATCGTCCGTGGGATCAGGGTCACCTGACTGAACAGCTTGGCCCCGGCCAGGCCCACCGCCAGAAAGGTCAGATTGGCGAGGATCATCGCGCCAAAAATGGCGTAGAGGAAATCTGGCTGATTCTGCAGCAGGAAGGGGCCGGGCTTCAGGCCGTGCATGATCATCGCGCCCAGGATCAGAGCTGTCGAGGTCGAGCCCGGAATGCCGAGGGCGAGGGTGGGAACCATCGCGCCGCCGGTCGCCGCATTGTTGGCGGATTCCGGTCCGGCGATGCCTTCGGGCACGCCGTTGCCGAATTCTTCTTTGCGCGACGACCAGCGGCGGGCCTCGTTGTAGCCCATGATCGCCGCGACTGTGGCGCCCTCCGCCGGAAGGATGCCCACAAAGGTACCGATGCCGCTGGAGCGCAGGATGGTGTACTTGATCCGCCGTAGGTCCTCCATGGACGGCAGCCGGATCACGTTGGCGCGGATGCGCTCGTAGACGACGTCGCCTACCCGGGCCTGGTTCAGCATCTCGCCGATCGCGAAGAGGCCGATCAGCACCGGCACGAAATGCAGGCCCTCCTGAAGCTCGCTGAACCCGAATGTGAAGCGTTCGACGCCGGTCGTGAGGTGCAGGCCGATCGTGCTGATCAGGACCCCGACAGCGCCGGCGATCAAGTTGCGGATCGAGGACTTGCCGCTAACCGAAGCCAGCATCGACAAGGCGAAGAGGGCCAGGGCGAAGTACTCGGCTGAGGTGAAGTTCACGGCGAAGCGGGCCAAGGCGGGTGCCGCCAGCAGCAGAATGATCAAGCCGATCAAGCCGCCGGTCACGCTAGAAAAGGCCGCGATGCCCAGGGCGCGGCCCGCTTCGCCGCGCTTGGCCATGGGATAACCGTCCAGCGCCGTCGCGGCCGCGGGCGGCGCGCCGGGTGCGTTGATCAGGATGGCTGTGATCGAGCCGCCAAAGGTGCCAGCACAGTAGAGGGCCGCCAGCATCGCGATCGCCGCCGCCGGCTGCATCGAGATCGTGAAAGGGATCAGCAGCGCGATGGCCATGGGCGAGCTCAGGCCCGGCAAGGCCCCGACCAACACGCCGATCAGCACCCCGAAGACGATCGCCCCGATCGTCGACAGTTCCAGGAGCATCGAAAGGCCGGCGAGGAAGGCGTCCATGGCTGCGACCTATCGGACGGTGATGCCGAAGAGGCCGGGCTCGAAGTAGACCCGCAAGACTACGGCGAAGATGTAGGTGACAGCTGCGGTGAAGGCGATCGCATAGAGCAGCAGCAGCCACCAGCGGCGCTCGCCCCAGAGGGCCGGAAGCACGAGGCTGGAGACCAGGATGGTGAGGATGGTTCCAAGGCTCTCGGCCAAGGCCAGGATCACCACCAGCAAGCCGATCGTCGCCCAGGTGGTGAACCCGATCGGCGCCCCTCGCGCCTTCCGGATCAGTGGGTGCCGCTTTCGCTCTAGCAGATGCTCGAAGGGCAGGGTCAAGGCCAGGGCGCCGATGATCACCAACAGCATTTGCGGGAACTCGGCCGGCAGCACGTTGTCGCCCAGGAAGAGGGCTGGCTGCTCGAAACCCGTCGTCACGTAGTAGAGCGCGCCGCAAATCAGGATCAGCACCAGCGCAAGGATAGCGTCGATACGGTCGACCAAGCCCGACGGTCCCGGAAGCTCCGGGCTCGAGCCTTCGTCGTCGCGGGACATGACGGCCTCCTTTGCGTGACCTGGCGCACAGTCCGACCCCGGGCCTCACTGGCAACCGGCCGGCGGGGCCCGGTGACGAGCTTAGGCCTTCAGTTGCTCGACAGTTCCTTGAGGGCCTCGGCGGCCTTTGCGTATTCCGCCTTCAGCTGGGCGTCCCAGACGTCGGTCCCGGCGACCGAGGACTCGGCATCGAGGCCGGCGCTCTTGAGGTAGTTGGCGAAGGTCTCATGCTTCATGGCCTTCACCAAGGCATCCGAGAGCTTCTTGATGACCTCGGGTGGCGTGCCTTTCCTCACCGCATAGCCCCGGGTGGTCGAGGTGCTGACCTCGTGGCCGAGCTCCCAGGTGGTCGGCACGTCCGGATAGTCGGCCAGGCGCTCCTTTGCCATCACGGCCAGGGGGCGGATAGAGCCGTCCTCGATCATCGACTGCGCTTCAGAGACGTTCGGCAGGGTGGCATCGAGCTCGCCGGACACCAGGCCCTGAACCATCTGCATGCCCGAGCCCATGGCGACTGGCTTGTATTTGAAGTCAGCAACC encodes:
- a CDS encoding SDR family NAD(P)-dependent oxidoreductase, producing MIDLQGKRAVVTGAAGGMGLAIAEAFSDAGCKLVLVDVSADRLSAAVGRVEGAHGIAADLGDPAAARACCEEALGVLGGVDILVNNAGILSNNKVLQTTPEEWRRIMSVNLDGCFYMIQGCLPDMKARKWGRIVNVCSVGMKTGGITGGTAYVASKGGLAALTFSVARETAAFGVTVNGIAPAYVKTAMVTDQLNEEQRARLLTQIPVGRFCEPEEAAALVLFLASPAAGFITGEVVDINAGLHMD
- a CDS encoding class II fructose-bisphosphate aldolase; translated protein: MLVNLKEILAPALEGGYGVGCFNVFGWEDAKAVVQAGEALEAPVILSANLDLRGFMPLEVIACMFRQLAEVATVPVCAHLDHTYEVDEVLRAVDAGFTSVMFDGSQLALEDNLRKTRQVAAYARAAGAAAEAEIGSVPYAEGRDHIKAALTEVAEAVVLAEQTGVDALAVSVGNVHRLEAPGAEIDFGRLAEIEARVAQPLVIHGTSGIREADLGRLAATRVCKFNVGTTLRQAFGRGLREALAADPARFDRLEIMSDVMPRVTEEAIRVIRLLGWPS
- the iolC gene encoding 5-dehydro-2-deoxygluconokinase, translating into MSDGDVLSALDRDRPLGALVLGRAGMDLYPVEGAGKIADAEGFTSDVGGSAGNIAVALARQGAAVGLIGAVSDDPVGRFVLRRLAAFGVDTASVRRVEGDPRTSLALAEVRSEDCEVTIYRNNAADLQLTADADLLARVGTAALLIVTGTALVSDPSRGAVLALLEAARAAGTATVFDLDYRAYSWRSSSETAEVYGAAADLSDLVVGNAEEFAVFNGDGAAAARRLTEDGRRIVVLKAGAAGAAALGPGWRIDCGVFPVEARKPYGAGDAFLGNLAHALLQGRDLAEALRRGAGAAAIVVARRGCASAMPDRAELESFLAARQMTREPTKVASD
- a CDS encoding Gfo/Idh/MocA family oxidoreductase, with protein sequence MKTIRMGVIGAGYMGKAHAIAYKSAATVFDLPAAPLCEMLATTDAEGAAAKARALGFRRSTGDWRALVEDPEVDAVNVSTPPATHLEMVLAALAAGKPVFCEKPLGMNAAQSLQMAEAAEAAGLANLVGYNYIKHPASQLAKQMIDAGEIGEILHVRATHNEDYLHDPAEPGNWRITRDQGSVGGALSDVGSHVINAVLRLAGPIEALVADTGIVHARRPDPAGGTRAVENPDQGHFLARFANGALGSVTFSRVAAGRKMAYAYEITGTKGAIAFDQERMGELHYFEAGKAPAREGFKRILIGPEHPDFVDFCLGAGHGLGYNDQIVIEARDFVRAIATGQAVWPTFRDGYEVDRVADAVLRSRDSGAWVAISDI
- a CDS encoding N-acetyltransferase — its product is MIDKLEIRDCLPDDVTSIEGLYPDAFPDEDLLPLVRELLRDGPVVLSLVGIADKALVGHVIFTACGIAGSTDKVALLGPLAIAPAWQRQGIGSALLRAGLRRLENAGTTQVYVLGDPAYYGRFGFEPDHGVAPPYPLPEEWQGAWQSLNLRGDAPPRHGKLSVPHPWRRPALWAP
- a CDS encoding Gfo/Idh/MocA family oxidoreductase; the protein is MERALSWGLIGGGAESQIGDAHRLAVRLDGLYRFAAGALDIDPERGKAFARDLGISEDRAYGTWQEMLEREAARPDPVDLVTVATPNATHFEISRAFLERGFHVLCEKPLTTTPQEAEALAALAAAENRILAVNFGYSGYAMVRQARAMVRSGALGRVRLVVAEFAHASHGDAADADNPRVRWRYDPKQAGVSSVLADAGIHALHLASYVTGQSVASVSADFVSCVAGRELEDDAMLLLRFDGGAVGRLWTSAVAIGQVHGLNIRVFGETGGLRWDQEAPNQLRWTPLGAPTRILERGGEGLAPEAQRASRITVGHPEGLVGAFGNLYRDLHDAIAAARKDGTSPWLAGLPLADAGVETLRVVHAAAESARKAGRWVKLSA